The following nucleotide sequence is from Oncorhynchus clarkii lewisi isolate Uvic-CL-2024 chromosome 6, UVic_Ocla_1.0, whole genome shotgun sequence.
cttgcttgggccaagaaacacgagcaatgggcgttagaccggtggaaatctgtcatttggtctgatgagtacaaatttgagatttttggttacaaccgttgtctttgtgagacatggagtaggtgaacagatgacctccatgaagcatggaggaggtgtgggggtgctttgctggtgacactgtcggcgatatatttagaattcaaggcacacttaaccagcatggctaccacagcattctgcagcaatgcgCCATCACGTCTGacttgcgcttagtgggactataatttgtttttcgacaggacaatgacccaacacacctccaggctgtgtaagggctatttgaccaagaaggagagtgatggagtgctgcatcagatgatgaGTTGGACCGAAAAAgcagccaagtgctcagcatatatgggaactccttcaagacggttggaaaagcattcctcatgaagctggttgagagaacgccaaagtgtgcaaagctgtcatcaaggcaaatgttggctactttgaagaatctaaaatatgttttgtttaacacttttctggttactacatcattccatatgttatttcatagtttttatgtcttcactattattatacaatgtagaaaatagtaaaaaaagaaaaacccttgaatgagtaggtgtgtccagacttttgactggtactgtatattgataTCGCAACTAAGGATTCCAGTTTTAATGGAATATTTAAGTTATGAATATGACATGTCCATTTTCTATTCAGGTGATGTTTATTATGATACCATGAAGCTAAATCTGTTAATTAAGAAATATTGAATAAATAATTCCATGAAAATGATGCTTTGGGTGCGACAATGGCATTGGCAGTGCCAGTTTTGCACAGTGTATCTAATTGATTTGCCATTTGTCCTCAATGGTGCCATTCAACTGTGATCTAAAATAGTTTTCCCACTCCACAGTTGGCTCTTTATCGTCTGAAGATCATGACTTCGATCCGACAGCAGAGATGCTAGTCCACGAATATGACGACGAGAGGACCTTGGAGGAGGAAGAGTCATTGGAGGGCGAGAGAAACTTTAACTCAGAGATAGCCGATCTGGAGAAGGTTGGTTGGCTAATAACAGGAAATAATTCCCTGTTTCCTTTCTTTTGGACAGGAAATGTAGTTGTTGCTTTTATCGGAAGGTTTTTCATTCTGTCAATGCTTGAATGACCACTTCCTTCCCTACTATAATTAATCAAACGTTATAGGCTAGGGGGGTGGGAGAATATTGTATCACATGGAACTTCTTGTCAAACCATTGTTCATATAGCAGACATGTATTATCATAATTTGGATTGTAGAGACGTGATCTAAAGTGATTTCTCTTTGTTGTAACAGGAGGGGAACATGCCGTTGGAGGAACTGCTGGCCATCTACCGCTATGAGGCGTCTGTCAGTACGGCTGCAGGCTCCAGCATGGACAGCTTTTCTGGGGAGCTGACGGATGAGCTGCCAGATATGACTTTGGACAAGGTGAACAAAATTCATTCCAATATTTTCCGATTTGGTAAAGGGAACATTGTCACAGTCTACTGTAGAGCCAATTTGTAGATATTCAAAGATGTTTTCAGTCAAGTTCCCTTATGTATCTGTGATATAATCAGTAGGCATCTATCCCAACTATGATTACATTATAAGTGTCTGTTTTACTTCTGTATTACCTACAAAGTGTGTTTACGACAGATAGGGAACAAAACAACTTGTAGCTTTTAGGATCAATTGATCCTTGGTGGGCTCCCAGCCCTAAataacagttactgatgtagctaATGGTTACTAATGATAATTGGGTTCTTCCACAGGAGGAGATAGCTAAAGACCTGCTATCAGGGGACTATGAGGAGGAGACCCAGTCATCCGCTGATGACCTCACCCCTTCAGTCACCTCCCATGAGGCCACCGACTTCTTCCCCAGAACACTCAGATGTAAGGCAATTCAAACATTATTAGGACATCTCAGGGATAAATGATAAGACATTGTCAGAGCTCAAGAGCACAATTATAAAACACAATTGGTCAAATTCATATAATGTTTTATAGTGTGAATATTATTAGCCACTGCAATGTTTTGTTTGTTATTGTTTCCCAAGTTTAGCCTGCAGTATACCGTCATTGAAAACTCATAATAATGGCAAAAATACTGTCAAGTGCAGGTGTCATTATAAACAAAAGTActttaaagatatacttctccttaatgcaaccgctgtgtcagatttcagaaaagctttacagcgaaagcacaccatggaataatctgagtacagcgctcagagaccaaaacaatccatacagatacccgccatgttgtggagtcaacagaagtcagaaatagcattataaatattcacttacctttgaccttcatcggaatgcactcccaggaatcccagttccacaataaatgtttgttttgttcgataaagtccatcatttatgtccaaatacctcctttttgttcgtacatttagttcacaaatccaaattcacaaggCGCGAGAActaggtccagacgaaaagtcaaaaaagttatattacagttcgtagaaatatgtcaaacgatgtatataatcaatctttaggatgtttttatcataaatcttcaataatgttccaaccggacaattcctttgtctttagaaatgaaaggggACGCAGCTCGCTCTCACGGCTGCGCGCGAGATTTAggtcatggcattctgccagacccctggttcaaacagctcttattcgctcccccttcaaAGTAGAAGCctaaaacaaggttctaaagactgttgacatctgaaGCCTTAGGAAATGCAATCAGACCAAATTGGACACtttatattggataggcaatgacttgaaaacctacaaacctcccgatttcccacttcctggttggatttttttctccggtttttgcctgccatatgagttctgttatactcacagacgacATTCAAAAAGTAATCATccaaatactaataatatgcatatcttagcttctgggcctgagtagcaggcagttttgCAGGCCGTAGCAGGCAgttgacagagcctgggcgcgaacccagccTTTTGCCTAACTCTGGCCACCTTATtcttccaagctactcaatactgtcccccagccataagaagttaacttaTTTATCTTGTTAGCTTTGACAGCATTTATCCCCTCCTAAACATTCATTCCATATTTTAATGGCCTTGTCACGTGATTAGTTGATAAGCACAGGGTCCCATTCGTATAACAAGCATTCTAATGGGGCGTGCCCGTTCTGTCTTTGTATTGTCAGCTAATACTATCTACGACGGTGATAAGGAGTCCGAGTGTGAGGAGGATGGCCCAAGCCTAGAGGACTCCAGAAAGGTAAGAAACTTGTCCTCCTTTTAAAAGTGACTTGATTGAAGAAGATACAGGATTAAGTTTCCCATAAGCACAGATTGGAGGTCAGTTCTTTTATTTTTCAATGGTTAAGGTTGTTTAGTAACGTTATTCGGTTAAATGATCCTAGACCTGCATTTACTGATGGTAGAAACATGGGGCTGCATGTTCTGGGGGTAAATCTGTTTTGTATTTGCATTTCACAGGAAATAATGGTGGGGTCGCAGCACCAAGCAGAGGTCCCCACCCACCTCTGTCACTATGGCGACGATAAGGGTGAGTGCAGGCTTTCTCAAGAGGTTAACCCATAAACCCGTTGCACTTGACAGTCACATTTAGCAGTGTTTCCAAGTGTAACATTGCACAGAGTGTCTAACGTTGTGATTCTCATCTGCCATTTTCATGAAGTTTACGAAGATGATGACCAGTTGCTATGGAGCCCGGACGTGTTGTCAGAAAGCAAGGTCAGGGACTTCCTGTGTGAGGCGTCGTCACGGGCGACCGATGAGAGGACAGGAAGTGACATGGCAGGGGCTCATGTGAGCGACAATGAGCAGGTCAGTCATCGCTACACGTGATGGTCAATCTTCATCTAGCGGTCTGTCTTACTGGCATTGTGGAAGACTTCTTTAAGACTCGCTGGATGTCATAACATTAGACATTCTCCAGCTGCCATCTCAAAGTTATTGTCCGTCTGTCAAAGTTACATGATTGTCATGGTTGTTGTCAATGTAAGTCGTTGAGCTATTCCTCTGTCGTTTCCCTGTAGGCTCTGTATGAGCTTGTGAAATGTAACTACAATACCCCTGAAGCACTGGAGAGGTATTGCAGTAACGTGAACTCATCACAGGGTAAGTCACCATTTTGAATAATTAGTAGGCTCTTTCAAAAATGTCACTCTGTTGGGAGAGGGAAAATGACCCCTTGTGATTATTACAGAGGAATCCCCACCGTGGTCTGAAGATGAATGCAGAAACTTTGAACATGCACTACAGCTATACGATAAGAACTTTCACCTCATACAGAAGCACAAggtgggactctctctctctgttactgatTTTAGAAGGTGATGAAATGATTGTAATATCATGTTGATAGCTTCTGTAAGGATATGAACATGCATACTTTATTTACCCTTTCTTTAAAAAGCCTGTGGCACTAACTTCCTGTGTCGGAGAACTCTTCTTTTCATCATGTATTTCTGCCCTTCATCAGGTTAAGACACGGACGGTAGCTGAATGTGTGGCCTTTTACTACATGTGGAAGAAGTCGGAGCGCTTTGATTTCTTTGTCCAGCAGAATCGCTTTGGCAAAAAGAAGTATAGCAGCTATCCTGGTGTAACGTAAGTGATCCTTCAGTATGCTCAACAACCGTAGTAACTGAGGTCTGAATTCAttgccgttcaaaagtttggggtcacttagaaatgtcattgttttccaTCAAAACATAAACTTAGAACAAAAAAACCTtacccttttcaggaccctgtcgttcaaagataatttgtcaaatccaaacaacttcacagatcttcattgtaaagggtttaaacactttttcccatgcttgttcaatgaaccataaacaattaatgaacatgcacctgtggaacggtcattatgacactaacagcttatagacggtaggcaattaaggtcacagttatgaaaccataggacactaaagaggcctttctactgactctgaaaaacaacaaaagaaagatgcccaggtgcatgccctgtcccgcaggtgtgatgttcggatgtaccaatcctgtgggacagctgatcgtcctcgcagtggcagaccacgtgtaacaacacctgcacaggattggtacatccgaacatcacacctgcgggacaggtacaggatggcaacaacaactgcccgagttacaccatctcctccatcagtgctcagactgtccgcaataggctgagagaggctggactgaggacttgtaggcctgttgtaaggcaggtcctcaccagacatcatcggcaacaacgtgggcacaaacccaccgtcgctggaccagacaggactgtcaaaaagtgctcttcactgacgagtcgcggttttgtctcaccaggggtaatGGTCGGATTtacgtttattgtcgaaggaatgagcgttacaccaaggcttgtactctggagcgaaatcgatttggaggtggagggtccgtcatggtctggggcggtgtgtcacagcatcatcagactgagcttgctgtcattgcaggcaatctcaatgctgtgtgttacagggaagacatccttccCCCAcatgtgatacccttcctgcaggctcatcctgacatgaccctccagcatgacaattccaccagccatactgcttgttttgtgtgtgatttcctgcaagacaggattgtcagtgttctgccatggccagagcccagatctcaatcccattgagaatgtctgggacctgttggatcgaagagtgagggctagggccattccccccagaaatgtccgggaacttgcaggtgccttggtggaagagtggggtaacatctcacagcaagaactggcaaatctggtgcagtccatgaggaggagatgcactgcagtacttagtatctggtgtggccaccagctgcattgactgttacccccccttgttcagggacacattattcaatttctgttagtcccgtgtctgtggaacttgtttagtttatgtctcagttgttgaattttgttatgttcatacaaatatttacatatcttaagtttgctgaaaagaaATGCAGCtggcagtgagaggacgtttacatgaaatgagttgcaaaattaataggaaatatagtcaagacaaggttagaaataaaaaataaaaaatgtattgaaataataattgtgtccttcaaactttgcttttgtcaaagaatactccatttgcagcaattacagccttgcagacctttggcattctagttgtcaatttgttgaggtaatctgaagagatttcaccccgtgCTTCCTGAAACACcgcccacaagttggattggcttgatgggcacttcttacgtaccgtaccacacggtcaagctgctcccacaacagctcaatagggttgagatctggtgactgctGGCCACTctattatagacagaatactagctgactgcttcttccctaaatagttcttgcatagtttggagctgtgctttgggtcgttgtcctgttgtaggaggagattggctccaattaagcgctgtccacagggtatggcgttgtaaaatggagtgatagccttccttcttcaagatcccttttaccctgtacaaatctcccactttaccaccaccaaagcacccccagaccatcacattgcctccacaaTTCTTGACAGATGGCGTTAAGCACTCCTCTAGCATctaatgttcttctttgtgatccgaacacctcaaactttgATTAGTCTGTCCATAacggcaaaagaacacagacactggacaatcttttatttttattggccagtctgacatatggctttttctttgcaactctgcatatagaaggccagcatcccggagttgcctcttcactgttgaggatgagactggtgttttgcgggtactttttaatgaagctgccagttcaggactcaaactagacactgtaatgtacttgtcctaTTGCTCAGTTGTgaactggggcctcccactctttctattctggttagagccagtttgcactgttctgtgaagggagtagtacacagcgttttacgagatcttcagttcctTAGCAATTTCTCGCAatggaatagcctttattt
It contains:
- the LOC139411012 gene encoding mesoderm induction early response protein 3-like isoform X2, with amino-acid sequence MAEFSHSTVGSLSSEDHDFDPTAEMLVHEYDDERTLEEEESLEGERNFNSEIADLEKEGNMPLEELLAIYRYEASVSTAAGSSMDSFSGELTDELPDMTLDKEEIAKDLLSGDYEEETQSSADDLTPSVTSHEATDFFPRTLRSNTIYDGDKESECEEDGPSLEDSRKEIMVGSQHQAEVPTHLCHYGDDKVYEDDDQLLWSPDVLSESKVRDFLCEASSRATDERTGSDMAGAHVSDNEQALYELVKCNYNTPEALERYCSNVNSSQEESPPWSEDECRNFEHALQLYDKNFHLIQKHKVKTRTVAECVAFYYMWKKSERFDFFVQQNRFGKKKYSSYPGVTDLMDRLVDEAEGLAVDSSSSVCSGGGGGVRMEPTTEQQLSLLNSITASDLTALSNSVATVCSPAEVSCLDSYGFPPLESLHRGSLAQEEPLGFPSNGGDPDCLNMLDAGFYHSDLGQRGGVYGGKDCERPSKRLKLAMPDSFINDVSVGNLGVDFEGRRNTAHHRITGAKMAVSVTDFGGLAGSGEPNGFMGAHARRHSTALQSE
- the LOC139411012 gene encoding mesoderm induction early response protein 3-like isoform X1; protein product: MAEASFGSSSPVGSLSSEDHDFDPTAEMLVHEYDDERTLEEEESLEGERNFNSEIADLEKEGNMPLEELLAIYRYEASVSTAAGSSMDSFSGELTDELPDMTLDKEEIAKDLLSGDYEEETQSSADDLTPSVTSHEATDFFPRTLRSNTIYDGDKESECEEDGPSLEDSRKEIMVGSQHQAEVPTHLCHYGDDKVYEDDDQLLWSPDVLSESKVRDFLCEASSRATDERTGSDMAGAHVSDNEQALYELVKCNYNTPEALERYCSNVNSSQEESPPWSEDECRNFEHALQLYDKNFHLIQKHKVKTRTVAECVAFYYMWKKSERFDFFVQQNRFGKKKYSSYPGVTDLMDRLVDEAEGLAVDSSSSVCSGGGGGVRMEPTTEQQLSLLNSITASDLTALSNSVATVCSPAEVSCLDSYGFPPLESLHRGSLAQEEPLGFPSNGGDPDCLNMLDAGFYHSDLGQRGGVYGGKDCERPSKRLKLAMPDSFINDVSVGNLGVDFEGRRNTAHHRITGAKMAVSVTDFGGLAGSGEPNGFMGAHARRHSTALQSE